The nucleotide sequence CCTCCGACGCCTCCGACGCCTCCGACGCCTCCGACGCCTCCGCCGGTGGAGCACGCGTACGCGGAGGGTCGACCGCTCGCGATCGGCGCGTCTCTCGGCGTGGCGGGCGCGGTGGGACGGCCCTCCAACGCGACGGGGTCCGCGACCCTCGTGCTGCTCGGAGCGTCGGCCGCGTACCACGTGGAGTCGGCGCCTGGGCTCGAGCTCCGAGGAAACATCGAGGGCGCCGTCGCGGGGCCTGGCGCGCTCGCGATTGACGTCGGCGCGAGGTATGCGCTGCCGCTCGTGGCGTCACGGCGGCTCTTCCTGCTTCCCGACGTTGGGCTCGGCACGTTCGTGACGCTCGGCGCCCAGCGCGACGCCCGGTTCTGGGCGCGCGGCGCGGCGCTCGCGTCGCTTGGGCTGGGCGATCGCGTGGCCCTGGAGGCCGGGCCGTGGGTCGGCGTCACCCCGGGCGGGAGCGGCACGCTCGTCTTCGTGGGCGCGACCGCACGCGCGCTCGTTCGGTTCTGAACTTCGGGGTCCTGCCCAAGCGTTCCGCGTGCTAGCAGCAGCCCCGTGGACACACACGTCTCCACACACATGTCCGCACGGGCCTCCGCGCAGGTCGAGCTCCCCACGCGCCTCGCCACGCGCGCGCTGGCCGGGCGCGTGGCGCGGCGGCTCGTACCCGGCGACCTCGTGCTGCTCGAGGGCGAGCTCGGCGCGGGGAAGACGTTCTTCGCTCGCGCGCTGCTTCGCGCGCTCGGCGTCCCCGCGGCGCGAGCCATCACGAGCCCCACTTTCATCCTCGTGAACGAATACGAGGCGACGCGCGGCCCGGTGCTCCACGCGGACCTGTACCGGCTGCGCGAGTCGGCGGGGGAGGCGGGCGAGGCGCTCGCGCAGGAGGCTGCCGCGCTCGGCCTGAGAGAGCGGCGCGGTGAAGGGGCGGTGGTGCTGGTCGAGTGGTCTCGAGGCGCAGAGGAGGTGCTCGGCCCGGCGGCGCGACTGCGCGTCGCGCTCTCCATCACGGGCGCGCATGCCCGCCAGGCTACCCTCACGGGGGACCTCGCGGCGGCGCTCGGCGACGAGCGCCAATGAAAATGGAGCGCCCCGATCCGGTCATCGCGCTGGGCCTCGCGCTCGCGCTCGCGGGAGCCGGCGCGCTCCTCAGGCCGCGCGGAGGGGGAGAGCATGCCGTGGAGTCGGCGCTCGTCGCCGGCCGGGCGCGCTACGCGCTCGACCTCGGTCGCGGCGTGGTGCGCGTGGCCGACGCGCTGGGCGGCGAGTCCCTCCCGATCGAAATGGCGGTGGTCGTGGACGGCACGCTCCGGCCGCTCGCGGGCGCGACCACGGGGCCCCGGACCCGCCGCGTCGTCCAGGTGATCGCGGGCGCCGTGACCGTGAAGGTGATGGTGCGGATCGACCACGGCGTGCTGCGCGCGCGCGTGCTCGAGCCGGAGCGCCTCGCCCCCCACCGCGTGGAGCTCCGCTACGAGCTCACGGCGACCTCGCCCGTCTGGGTGCCCGGTGGCGGCGAGCTCGCGGCAGGGGCGCCGCTCCCGATGAGCGCGGCTGTGCTGGACACCGGTGCCCACCCGCTCGTCATCGCCGCGCCCCACGGCGGTCACGCGGTGCTCGTACCCCTCGCCGGGAAGCACGAGCCCGCCGATCTCGACGCCGGCGAGGCGGAACGCGGCGACGACGACGGCGACGCGGGCGCTCCTCTCGAGCTGCCCGAGGAGCCGACGTCGACGGGGCGCCTGGTCGTGACCACGGAGAGCCTCGCGCCGCCGCCGAACCCGAGCCCCACCCCGACCAGCGGCTCCCTCGACGCAGGGCGCGCGACGGCCCCCGAAGGGGGCGCTGGCCCCGACGCCGCCATGCGCTCGCTCGACGCGGGCTCGGTGCACGCCGGCGACGACGGCGACGGCGACGGCGAGGGCGAGGCGGACGACGCCATAGACGAGGCCGACGGCGACGACGCCTCGGCGCCGGACGCGTCGACCGCCCCGGGCGACGGCGGGGAGGCTCGGCCCCCGGCGCGCCCCGAGCTCGTGGTCTTCCTCGGACGCTCACCCGCGGGCCTCTACGGCCAGCTCTACAAGCTGCTCGGGCTGCCGACGGCGCGCGTCGCCGGGCGCGTAACCGGCGCCACGGGCCGGCCACTGCTCTTCGGCGTAGACGACACGGGTCGCTCGCAAGTGCGCACGCGCGTGGACGCCGACGGGCGCTTCTCGGTGGAGGTGCCGCGCTCGGTGGAGCAGTGGTTCGCGATCGAGGGCACCGCGACGAGCGCCCCGCTCCGCTACCCACCGGGCACCGAGTGGCCGCTCGTGCTCGACCTGTCGCCGGGCGGCGAGCTCGCCGTGAAGGTCACCGATCCGGACGCGCGCGGCGCGCTACCGGCGCGCGTGTGGGTGCACGGCATCGACGGCACGCTCGATCCGTCGTTCGGACCCCACTTCCGAGCTTCGGGCGCCGGTCCCCTGATCGACGCGCTCACGGGCGAGCTCGTGACGCCGCTCCCGAAGGGGCGCTACCGCGTCGAGGCCACCCACGGCCTCGAGTGGACCGTGGACGCGCGCGTCGTGGAGGTGCGCAGCGGCAAGCGCGAGCGCGTGGATCTCTCGCTCCGACACGTCGTCGCGACGCCCGGCCTGGTTGCGTGCGATCTACACGTACACGCGCGACCGAGCTTCGACTCGCAGGTCTCGGTCGAGGACCGCGTCACCACGCTCGTGACGGCCGGCGTCGAGTTCGCCGTCCCCACCGAGCACAACATCGCAGGCGACTACGGGCCCGCGATCGCGGCGCTCGGCGTGGGCCAGAGGTTCGCGAGCGTCACCGGCGTGGAGGTCACGACGTTCGGGCCGCGCTACGGGCACTTCGGGGTCTTCCCCTACCCCACCGACGTCCCGGTGCCGCCCTACAAGCAGGCGCGCGCCGGGCAAATGTTCGCCGCGGCGCGCAAGGGCGATGCGACACGGATCGTGCAGGTCAATCACCCACGAATGGGCAAGGGGATTGGCTACTTCAACATCGCCATGTACGACGCCAAGTCCGGCATCGTGCCTGGGAAGATGCGCACCGACTTCGACACGATCGAGGTCTACAACGGCTATGAGATCCAGAATCCTGCGCAGGTGGAGACGGTCCTCAAGGACTGGCTCTCGCTCCTCGCGCACGGCCGCAGGTACGCCGCCACGGGCAGCTCCGACTCGCACACCGTGCAATACAACTGGGCCGGCTACCCGCGGACCTACGCCTACCTCGACACGGCGACGGCCGGCGAGCCGGGTCACCCCGCGGACGGCAAGGCCGTGGTGGCGGCGCTGAAGGAGGGCCGCTCTCTCGTCACGAGCGGCCCCATCGTCGAGCTCTCGGTGGCGGGAGGGCGCCCGGGCGAGGAGGTGACGACCCACGACGCCTCGGTGGTCGCGCACGTGCGTGTGGTGGCCGCGCCCTGGCTCGACGTCACGAGCCTCGAGCTGATGCTCGACGGCAAGTCGGTCACGACACGCGCGATCCCCTCACGCCCCTCGAAGGTGGGCGCCGAGGAGGGCACCCTCGCGGAGGCGCAGACACGCGCGGTCCGCTTCGAGGGAGACCTCCCAGTGTCCCTGGGCCCAGGCCACCATTTCCTGGTCGCGGTGGCGCGCGGGAAGCGCAACGTAGACGACGTCCTGCCGTTCATGCCCTACGCGCCCATGGGCTTCACGAACCCGGTGTGGGTGACCGCGGGCCCCTGAGCCCACTCGCCCGATAGGCCGGAGCGGCACGACGCCGAGATCACCCGCCGCGTTGGGTGGACCTTTGGTAACCTTCGACGGCCAACGACCATGAACGCGCGCGCCCCACACGATCCCCCGCCGGGCACGCCCTTCGGGCGATACCGACTTCTGGAGCGCCTCGGCAAGGGCGGGATGGCCGAGGTCTTCAAAGCGAAGAGCTTCGGGGTCGAGGGCTTCGAGAAGATCGTCGTCATCAAGCGCATCCTCCCGGAGCTCGCCGAGAACCCGCTCTTCGTTGACATGTTCATCTACGAGGCCAAGCTCGCCGTGCGCCTCTCGCACGCGAACATCGTGCAGGTGTTCGACCTCGGCATCGCGAAGGCCGAGGGCGGGCCCGGCTCCTATTTCATGGCGATGGAGCTCGTGCACGGCTTCGATCTCGCGACGCTGCTGTCGCGCTGCCGGCGGCTCCAGCGGCCTCTGCCGCTCGAGATGTGCGTGTACATTGCATCCGAAGTGGCGAAGGGGCTGGACCACGCACACCGCCGACGCGACGAGCAGAACCTGCCGCTCGGCATCGTGCATCGCGACGTCTCGCCGCAGAACGTGCTGCTCAGCTTCGAGGGCGAGGTCAAGGTCACGGACTTCGGCATCGCGAAGGCGCGCGGGGCGCTGGAGCCCACCACCGTGGAGGACACCCGCGCGAGGAAGCTGCACGGGAAGTTCGCCTACATGAGCCCCGAGCAGGCCATCGGGGAAGATGTGGACGCGCGGAGCGATCTCTTCTCGCTCGGCAGCATGCTCTACGAGTGCATCACGGGCGTGAACCCGTTCAGCGGACCCACCACGTTCGAGACCCTGCGGCGCGTGCAGATGTGCGAGCACCCGCCCGTCGAGCTGCTGCGGACCGACATCCCCTCGGACCTGGCGGCGCTCGTGAAGCAGGCCATGGCCAAGGACGTGGGCGCGCGCTTTCAGGACGCGGGGCGTATGTACGAGGCGCTGCTCGCGTTCCTGTACCAGCAGGGCAAGCGGTTCGGCCCGCACGACCTCGCAGAGTTCTTGTCGGGCTACCGCGAGCCGCGGGGCAAGGCCGACTCGGTGATCGAGCCCACGCTGGACACCGAGCTCCCCGCCGCGGCCCTCACGCCCGCGCGCGCCGCCCCGTCGGTCCCGCCGCGCGTGGAGCCCGACTCGGGCCTGCTGGCCGCGGCGGCCGACCTCGGCGAGCTGCGCGAAGTGACGAGCCTCGCGCTGCAGTTCGGGCCGCGCGACGTGAACGATCCCGCGGTACGAGACGAGGCCGCCCTCACACTCGAGCGCTACGGGGGCACCGTGCTGCACAACGACTCGTCCGAGCTGGTCGCGATCTTCGGCCTCTCCGAGCCGGACGCCCGTGACACCGAGATCGCCACGCGCTGCGGCCTCGTGCTGCTCCGGGCGCACGGCGCCGCGCGCCCCAGCGCCGGGGTCACCACGGGGCGCGTACACGTGTCGCCATCGGGCGAGCCCAGCCACGACCACCGCCTCGACGGGCTCGTCGCGGCGGCGCGCGAGCTCGCGCGATCGGGCGAGGGTCTGCTCGCGATGAGCCCTGCGGCATACCGGTACGTACGCGACCTGTTCTCGTTCGAGACGCTCAACGACGTGAGCGCGCGCGGCGCGCAGTCGACCACCCTGGTGGTGCGGGACGTCCGCAAGCTCGCGGAGGCCTTCGGCCGCTTCGTGGGGCGGCGGGACGAGCTGCGGCAAATCGGTGAGGTGCTCGCGCTCTGCACCCGCAGGAAGCTCCGACTCGTGACGATCCGGGGGGACAACGGCATCGGCACCACGCGCCTGCTCGCGGAGATGGAGCGGCGGCTGAAGAAGGGCGGCTACGACTTCGCGATGCACGTCGCCACGTGCCCTCCGCGCGGCGCGGCGTTCCCACGCTCGGGCATTCAGTGCATGTTGCAGGTTCTCTGCGGCCTCCGTGAGGGCGCCACGGAGGCGCAGCTCGCGGAGGTGAAGCCGCGGCTCCGCGCGCTCGGCATGCAGGAAGACGAGGTCGACGCCGTACTCTCGGTGCTCGGCGCGAGCAGCCACAAGGCCAAGTCGGGGAGCGCGGACGCGGCGCT is from Myxococcales bacterium and encodes:
- the tsaE gene encoding tRNA (adenosine(37)-N6)-threonylcarbamoyltransferase complex ATPase subunit type 1 TsaE; the encoded protein is MSARASAQVELPTRLATRALAGRVARRLVPGDLVLLEGELGAGKTFFARALLRALGVPAARAITSPTFILVNEYEATRGPVLHADLYRLRESAGEAGEALAQEAAALGLRERRGEGAVVLVEWSRGAEEVLGPAARLRVALSITGAHARQATLTGDLAAALGDERQ
- a CDS encoding CehA/McbA family metallohydrolase — encoded protein: MKMERPDPVIALGLALALAGAGALLRPRGGGEHAVESALVAGRARYALDLGRGVVRVADALGGESLPIEMAVVVDGTLRPLAGATTGPRTRRVVQVIAGAVTVKVMVRIDHGVLRARVLEPERLAPHRVELRYELTATSPVWVPGGGELAAGAPLPMSAAVLDTGAHPLVIAAPHGGHAVLVPLAGKHEPADLDAGEAERGDDDGDAGAPLELPEEPTSTGRLVVTTESLAPPPNPSPTPTSGSLDAGRATAPEGGAGPDAAMRSLDAGSVHAGDDGDGDGEGEADDAIDEADGDDASAPDASTAPGDGGEARPPARPELVVFLGRSPAGLYGQLYKLLGLPTARVAGRVTGATGRPLLFGVDDTGRSQVRTRVDADGRFSVEVPRSVEQWFAIEGTATSAPLRYPPGTEWPLVLDLSPGGELAVKVTDPDARGALPARVWVHGIDGTLDPSFGPHFRASGAGPLIDALTGELVTPLPKGRYRVEATHGLEWTVDARVVEVRSGKRERVDLSLRHVVATPGLVACDLHVHARPSFDSQVSVEDRVTTLVTAGVEFAVPTEHNIAGDYGPAIAALGVGQRFASVTGVEVTTFGPRYGHFGVFPYPTDVPVPPYKQARAGQMFAAARKGDATRIVQVNHPRMGKGIGYFNIAMYDAKSGIVPGKMRTDFDTIEVYNGYEIQNPAQVETVLKDWLSLLAHGRRYAATGSSDSHTVQYNWAGYPRTYAYLDTATAGEPGHPADGKAVVAALKEGRSLVTSGPIVELSVAGGRPGEEVTTHDASVVAHVRVVAAPWLDVTSLELMLDGKSVTTRAIPSRPSKVGAEEGTLAEAQTRAVRFEGDLPVSLGPGHHFLVAVARGKRNVDDVLPFMPYAPMGFTNPVWVTAGP
- a CDS encoding protein kinase translates to MNARAPHDPPPGTPFGRYRLLERLGKGGMAEVFKAKSFGVEGFEKIVVIKRILPELAENPLFVDMFIYEAKLAVRLSHANIVQVFDLGIAKAEGGPGSYFMAMELVHGFDLATLLSRCRRLQRPLPLEMCVYIASEVAKGLDHAHRRRDEQNLPLGIVHRDVSPQNVLLSFEGEVKVTDFGIAKARGALEPTTVEDTRARKLHGKFAYMSPEQAIGEDVDARSDLFSLGSMLYECITGVNPFSGPTTFETLRRVQMCEHPPVELLRTDIPSDLAALVKQAMAKDVGARFQDAGRMYEALLAFLYQQGKRFGPHDLAEFLSGYREPRGKADSVIEPTLDTELPAAALTPARAAPSVPPRVEPDSGLLAAAADLGELREVTSLALQFGPRDVNDPAVRDEAALTLERYGGTVLHNDSSELVAIFGLSEPDARDTEIATRCGLVLLRAHGAARPSAGVTTGRVHVSPSGEPSHDHRLDGLVAAARELARSGEGLLAMSPAAYRYVRDLFSFETLNDVSARGAQSTTLVVRDVRKLAEAFGRFVGRRDELRQIGEVLALCTRRKLRLVTIRGDNGIGTTRLLAEMERRLKKGGYDFAMHVATCPPRGAAFPRSGIQCMLQVLCGLREGATEAQLAEVKPRLRALGMQEDEVDAVLSVLGASSHKAKSGSADAALVAGFARMVASLSDDQPQVLAWDGAQALDADSFELLEAVVGRLPTARAVLVLAGRSSFSHPLERFASHTSIDLKDLSAEDVEQLIALRLDVTQVPPPLLAFVRERAGGHPLFVEEVLKGLVDARALTVTDRSVSSMRLVGQDLALPKTLRGLVSNRVSRLGSAERALLQAAAVVGDEVELPVLAAMTGAAIPALAKLTATLKVEAFVADSGPAALRFTSPIVREIVVDALTPKAGVALHAAAATALEQVFARDLGAYAVRIATHLYEAGERERVASYFAMSGKRRLAARQLEAAARDYARAIELCDVATREPSQLTEWLTDLADAVRLVRAAPEAFEMTERVVARVDAAGTQGERVRARIASGRILTALHAFDAARAQLAEAERVAGGDEGMTKSVLTTSAELAARQGDFKRSHALLERLETMTSADSADRRRADEHRILLFLAGSHAALGNQQDARRYLARAELLLPGDASAECERLKAAALVAYFARDFRGSAAASERAVDAARELGLGYEVALNLHNLGDALVRLEDYPRAYGAFKQSLALCDEATFDRLASHNRMFLAFLDAVNDDSAGLVQLHLGISYAEARDFTWDVLTGRWLLAKLLLRKDDLKSARAEYERLRRMAKGVGNHLIEGDCDEALSLIPRA